From the Gasterosteus aculeatus chromosome 13, fGasAcu3.hap1.1, whole genome shotgun sequence genome, one window contains:
- the hint2 gene encoding histidine triad nucleotide-binding protein 2, mitochondrial, whose protein sequence is MYLRQIVRTLPVRTCLQRVCRAEVTLRRALSPPQRPLCSKGVEVSSAEEAVRTRGSAAATIFSRVIDRSVPADIIHEDEKCLAFRDVSPQAPVHFLVIPRVPIPRLSEATDEDAELLGHLLVVAKNVAKQESLDEGYRVVINDGKHGAQSVYHLHIHVLGGRQLAWPPG, encoded by the exons ATGTATCTCCGGCAGATCGTGCGGACTCTGCCCGTCCGGACTTGCTTGCAGCGCGTCTGCCGGGCCGAGGTGACGCTAAGACGAGCCCTCTCCCCCCCGCAGAGGCCGCTGTGCTCCAAAGGGGTCGAGGTGAGCTCGGCCGAGGAGGCCGTCAGGACGCGCGGCTCCGCAGCCGCCACCATCTTCTCCAGAGTGATCGACAGAAGCGTCCCTGCAGACATCATTCACGAGGACGAGAAG TGTTTGGCATTCAGGGATGTCAGCCCACAGGCCCCTGTTCACTTCCTGGTTATTCCGAGGGTCCCTATTCCCAGATTAAGTGAAGCCACAGATGAGGATGCAGAG CTCTTGGGGCATTTGTTGGTTGTTGCCAAAAATGTGGCAAAGCAAGAATCTCTGGATGAAGGATACAGAGTGG TGATCAACGACGGGAAGCACGGCGCTCAGTCAGTTTACCATCTTCACATCCACGTCCTGGGAGGGAGACAGCTGGCCTGGCCACCAGGATGA
- the mrps30 gene encoding large ribosomal subunit protein mL65, protein MAARARLPLLFPKTLPPLQRQRPAHTEAAAAAKEPAYPPVVPSLTAKSKAARQRQADERVQRIRESPVEEKISLFTRIQRKKFVVYPQTFARNADKWYQHFTKTAYIPGLPERFGPGRRTTTPVAGEESSPAGGAPAPAPAVDGAAFADIRSLVGRVILQEHWHTKKRKAFLYREQEQNVGPFVRNLVAGLTHSVGRFNPLLRLSSLDIAPRVNFYWRRGQRIIPKGHRRGRLEPTRFQIDDEPQCQIRITQQLQQFAPLEASYAADVPEVSFAPDLMPLFRRQYDNHIFTGAKLPDPACYGHTQFHLVPDRYHRDRMARRQQSDQVEVFLRANGLASLFAWTGAQAMYQGFWPHEDVRRPFVSQAVITDGQFFSFFCYQLNTVALSVETDASNPRKNLLWGTESLRLYESVQDGEVVGLDDGVVKLLVQFLMNQP, encoded by the exons ATGGCGGCGCGCGCACGGCTGCCCTTGCTCTTCCCCAAAACGCTGCCTCCGCTTCAACGACAAAGGCCAGCACACACGGaggccgctgccgccgccaaGGAGCCCGCGTACCCGCCCGTGGTCCCCTCCCTCACGGCCAAAAGCAAGGCGGCCCGGCAGCGGCAGGCCGACGAGCGGGTGCAGAGGATCCGCGAGTCCCCCGTGGAGGAGAAGATCTCCCTCTTCACGCGCATCCAACGGAAGAAGTTCGTGGTTTACCCCCAGACGTTCGCGCGGAACGCGGACAAATGGTACCAGCACTTCACCAAGACCGCGTACATCCCCGGGCTGCCCGAGAGGTTCGGCccggggaggaggacgacgacgccCGTGGCCGGGGAGGAGAGCTCACCTGCCGGCGGCGCACCTGCGCCGGCGCCGGCGGTGGACGGCGCTGCGTTCGCGGACATCCGCTCCTTGGTCGGCCGCGTGATCCTGCAGGAGCACTGGCACACGAAGAAGCGCAAAGCCTTCCTGTACCGAGAGCAGGAGCAGAACGTCGGGCCGTTTGTGAGGAACCTGGTGGCCGGACTCACGCACAGCGTCGGGAGGTTCAACCCGCTCCTGCGCCTCTCCAGTCTGG ATATTGCTCCTCGGGTAAACTTTTATtggaggagaggacagagaaTCATCCCAAAGGGGCACCGGAGAGGCCGACTGGAGCCGACCAGGTTCCAGATCGATGATGAACCGCAGTGCCAGATCAGGATAACGCAACAACTGCAACAG TTTGCCCCGCTGGAGGCCTCTTATGCAGCCGACGTTCCAGAGGTCAGCTTTGCTCCTGACCTGATGCCTCTGTTCAGACGGCAGTACGACAACCACATCTTTACAG GTGCCAAGCTACCAGACCCGGCGTGCTACGGTCACACTCAGTTCCACCTGGTGCCCGACCGGTACCACAGAGACCGGATGGCTCGGCGGCAGCAGTCTGATCAAGTGGAGGTCTTCCTCCGAGCCAACGGACTCGCCAGCCTCTTCGCCTGGACGGGGGCTCAGGCCATGTACCAGG GTTTCTGGCCCCACGAGGACGTCCGCAGACCTTTCGTGTCCCAGGCCGTGATCACGGACGGGcagttcttctccttcttctgctaCCAGCTCAACACAGTGGCCCTCTCCGTGGAGACGGACGCCAGCAACCCCCGGAAGAACCTCCTGTGGGGCACCGAGAGCCTGCGGCTGTACGAGAGCGTGCAGGACGGAGAGGTGGTCGGCCTGGACGACGGCGTCGTCAAGCTCCTGGTTCAGTTCCTCATGAACCAGCCGTAG
- the LOC120830788 gene encoding long-chain-fatty-acid--CoA ligase ACSBG2: protein MDVKAESISIHEAPADFKNLKTHSPLVNGGASTAELCETSELEEAAEGPSLEEPKAVPLLRANVPAPLAPADQLWSTSRDKAVRLRMEGSGPASETPMTVHRLFLETVETHGNHPALVSKEGGQWVTLTWRQYYEQCRAAAKSFLKLGLERYHGVGILGFNSPEWFISDVGCIFAGGLATGIYTTNSPEACQYVAANSEANVLVVENQKQLDKVLQVKDHLPHLKAIVQYKGELQQKEPFLYTWAEFMKLGEEVPDEQLNAVIDSLRANECCTLIFTSGTTGNPKGCMLSHDNLTWTVHRAASMLTLKPAEDVMVSYLPLSHVAAQLVDMWIGVYFAMTTYFAEPDALKGSLVNTLKEARPTCFVGVPRVWEKMQEKMQAVGAKSSSTRRRVAGWAKSIGLRYNYSVMSGKKQVPWGFTLANNLVFKKVRVALGLDRCKLCFTGAAPITKDTMDFFMSLNIPLLELYGMSESSCPHTISTDTHYKITSCGKVMPGCKTKLENPDEDGSGEICMWGRHVFMGYLDMPELTAQAIDQDGWLHSGDVGRHDQNDFLFITGRIKELIITAGGENVPPVPIEDSLKSELPIVSNAMLVGDKLKFLSMLLTLKCVVDDAGEPTDQLSPEALAFCRQHDVTATKVSEIIASKEPAVYTAIQEGVERANARATSNAQKIQKWVILERDFSIGGGELGPTMKLRRPIVVKMHQEKINELYAVNTAAQ from the exons ATGGATGTTAAAGCTGAGAG CATCTCTATCCATGAGGCACCGGCAGACTTCAAGAACTTGAAGACTCACTCCCCCCTCGTCAACGGAGGAGCCTCCACAGCCGAACTCTGTGAAACATCTGAGCTGGAGGAAGCCGCTGAAGGACCTTCACTGG AAGAGCCCAAGGCAGTTCCCTTGTTGAGGGCGAACGTACCGGCCCCGCTGGCCCCGGCGGACCAGCTATGGAGCACGAGCAGAGACAAGGCAGTCAGGCTGAGGATGGAGGGCTCGGGTCCGGCCTCAGAGACGCCCATGACGGTGCACCGGCTGTTCCTGGAGACGGTGGAAACGCACGGGAATCATCCAGCATTGGTCTCCAAAGAAGGGGGCCAGTGGGTGACGCTGACCTGGAGGCAGTACTACGAGCAGTGCCGGGCAGCCGCCAAAAGCTTCCTCAAG TTGGGGCTGGAGCGTTACCACGGTGTCGGGATCCTGGGATTCAACTCCCCCGAATGGTTCATCTCAGACGTCGGCTGCATCTTTGCCGG GGGTCTGGCAACTGGAATTTACACCACCAACTCGCCCGAAGCTTGTCAGTATGTGGCGGCCAACAGTGAGGCCAACGTCCTGGTGGTGGAGAACCAGAAACAGCTGGACAAAGTCCTGCAG GTGAAAGATCATCTACCTCACCTGAAAGCCATTGTCCAGTATAAAGGTGAACTGCAGCAGAAGGAACCATTCCTGTACACG TGGGCGGAGTTCATGAAGCTGGGAGAGGAAGTGCCCGACGAGCAGCTGAATGCCGTGATTGACAGTCTCCGTGCCAACGAGTGCTGTACTCTTATATTTACCTCTGGAACCACTGGCAACCCCAAAGGATGCATGTTGAGCCACGACAAC CTGACGTGGACGGTCCACAGGGCGGCTTCAATGCTCACCTTGAAGCCCGCTGAGGACGTGATGGTCAGTTACCTGCCGCTCAGCCATGTGGCGGCCCAGCTGGTCGACATGTGGATCGGTGTTTATTTTGCCATGACCACCTACTTTGCAGAGCCAGACGCCCTGAAG GGCTCGTTGGTGAACACGCTGAAAGAGGCTCGTCCGACTTGTTTCGTGGGGGTTCCTCGGGTGTGGGAGAAGATGCAGGAGAAGATGCAAGCTGTCGGTGCAAAGTCCTCTTCAACGAGGAGGAGAGTGGCGGGCTGGGCCAAGTCTATTGGGCTCCGATACAACTACAGTGTCATGAGCGG GAAGAAACAGGTGCCCTGGGGTTTCACGTTGGCCAATAATCTGGTCTTTAAGAAGGTCCGTGTTGCGCTGGGCTTAGATCGCTGCAAGTTGTGCTTCACAGGCGCCGCCCCCATCACCAAAGACACAATGGACTTCTTCATGAGCCTGAACATCCCTTTGCTGGAGCTGTACGGCATGAGTGAAAGCTCCTGCCCACACACCATCTCCACCGACACCCATTACAAAATCACAAG CTGTGGAAAAGTGATGCCAGGCTGCAAGACgaagctggagaacccggaTGAGGACGGGAGTGGAGAGATATGTATGTGGGGCCGGCACGTCTTCATGGGCTACCTGGACATGCCGGAATTAACAGCCCAGGCCATCGACCAGGACGGCTGGCTGCACTCTGGAGATGTGGGACGACACGACCAGAACGACTTCCTGTTCATCACAGGAAGGATCAAGG AGCTGATCAtcactgcaggaggagagaacgTCCCCCCCGTGCCCATCGAGGACTCGCTGAAGTCCGAGCTGCCCATCGTCAGCAACGCCATGTTGGTCGGAGACAAGCTGAAGTTCCTCTCCATGCTCCTCACGCTCAAA TGCGTGGTGGACGACGCGGGGGAGCCCACGGACCAGCTGAGTCCCGAGGCGCTGGCCTTCTGCCGGCAGCACGACGTCACGGCCACCAAGGTGTCCGAGATCATCGCCAGCAAGGAGCCGGCGGTCTACACGGCCATTCAGGAAGGCGTGGAGCGCGCCAACGCCAGAGCGACGTCCAACGCCCAGAAGATCCAGAAGTGGGTGATTCTGGAGCGAGACTTCTCCATCGGTGGGGGCGAACTGG GACCGACCATGAAACTGAGGAGGCCCATTGTGGTGAAGATGCAccaggagaaaataaatgaactgtATGCAGTGAACACGGCAGCACAGTAG